Proteins found in one Panthera tigris isolate Pti1 chromosome B3, P.tigris_Pti1_mat1.1, whole genome shotgun sequence genomic segment:
- the CTSH gene encoding pro-cathepsin H, which yields MWAVLSLLCAGAGLLGPPACGAADLYVSSLEKVHFKSWMVQHQKRYSSEEYQRRLQTFVGNWRTISAHNAGNHTFKMGLNQFSDMSFAEIKHKYLWSEPQNCSATRGNYLRGTGPYPPFVDWRTKGKYVSPVKNQGGCGSCWTFSTTGALESAIAIKTGKLLSLAEQQLVDCAQNFNNHGCQGGLPSQAFEYIRYNKGIMGEDTYPYKGQDGDCKFQPSKAIAFVKDVANITINDEEAMVEAVALYNPVSFAFEVTSDFMMYRKGVYSSTSCHKTPDKVNHAVLAVGYGEKDGIPYWIVKNSWGPQWGMKGYFLIERGKNMCGLAACASYPIPLV from the exons ATGTGGGCCGTGTTGTCGCTGCTCTGCGCGGGCGCGGGGCTCCTGGGACCCCCGGCCTGCGGCGCCGCCGACCTCTACGTGAGCTCCTTAG AGAAAGTTCACTTTAAGTCATGGATGGTCCAG cacCAAAAGAGATACAGCTCAGAGGAGTACCAGCGCAGGCTGCAGACCTTTGTCGGCAACTGGAGGACGATAAGTGCCCACAACGCTGGGAACCACACCTTTAAAA tgGGACTGAACCAGTTTTCGGACATGAGCTTTGCCGAAATAAAACACAAGTATCTTTGGTCGGAGCCTCAG AACTGCTCAGCCACCAGAGGTAACTACCTGCGGGGCACTGGTCCCTACCCACCGTTTGTGGACTGGCGCACAAAGGGGAAGTATGTCTCGCCGGTGAAAAATCAG GGCGGCTGTGGCAGTTGCTGGACCTTCTCCACCACGGGGGCCCTGGAGTCCGCCATCGCCATCAAAACCGGGAAACTGCTGTCTTTG GCGGAACAGCAGCTGGTCGACTGCGCCCAGAACTTCAACAATCATGGCTGCCAAGG GGGCCTCCCCAGCCAGGCGTTCGAGTACATCCGGTACAACAAAGGCATCATGGGTGAAGACACCTACCCCTACAAGGGCCAG GACGGGGACTGCAAATTCCAGCCCAGCAAGGCCATTGCCTTCGTGAAGGACGTAGCCAACATCACAATC AATGACGAGGAGGCGATGGTGGAGGCGGTGGCCCTGTACAACCCCGTGAGCTTTGCCTTCGAGGTCACCAGCGACTTCATGATGTACAGAAAGGGCGTCTACTCCAG CACTTCCTGTCATAAAACTCCAGATAAAGTAAACCACGCAGTACTGGCCGTTGGGTATGGAGAAAAAGATGGGATTCCCTACTGGATCGTGAAAAACTCTTGGGGTCCCCAGTGGGGGATGAAAGG GTACTTCCTCATCGAGCGCGGAAAGAACATGTGTGGGCTGGCGGCCTGTGCCTCCTACCCTATCCCGCTGGTGTGA